A window of the Helianthus annuus cultivar XRQ/B chromosome 4, HanXRQr2.0-SUNRISE, whole genome shotgun sequence genome harbors these coding sequences:
- the LOC110868514 gene encoding RHOMBOID-like protein 1 — protein sequence MTIEELVVRLRIEEDNKVAQKSTILQASAKANMVEVGESSKGKKGKGKNNNKGKAKVNNLGPKKGAVKKKPTSFQGQTHAPSSRAVDEAGPSSSSWLDEAGPSSSTRLDETHERPEVEEGELRRSKRQRVEKSFGPDFMSYMVEGEPNTYREAVTSAEGPQWQESDDTSIARSPIDNTQRLRKNRGESEWFPWLVPTIFIINVALFILSMYINNCPAHSRSCVGIQSLHRFAFENIHENPLLGPSTSTLLQMGALDANKVFQGQRWRIFTCMWLHAGVFHIFTNMLSLLSVGIRLEQEFGFARIGLLYIVSGIGGSLLSSLFIRKTISVGASGALFGLLGAMLSELLTNWAIYANKVAALVMLVLMILMNLLVGILPHVDNFAHIGGFITGFFLGFILLARPQLDWIVPPGYYGHPMKPQYKLYQYVLIVLSVIALIVIFTTGFVFLYRKIDGNNYCSWCHYLSCVPTPLWSCDPQCNSIQTGNQLNLTCLNNGKSKLYILPNGGDLDTRQKLCSLLYYRIMEEEFYNAFATPVAPVTAAETLYNENETGTYQKPPKLILDIKKDDDEWVDKLADALPQQKWETYLLILKHMRKTENMNLAQFIQKIEEHELDIQKTTIMKNPNAQQDVSLYYRGYKFEVTTSPKIQTGFSADSSSGTKGSAVTQSGGSSSLYSSFDPNITTPSPQR from the exons ATGACGATTGAGGAACTTGTCGTCCGTCTTCGTATAGAAGAGGACAACAAGGTGGCCCAAAAAAGCACCATTTTGCAAGCTTCGGCTAAGGCAAACATGGTGGAAGTTGGGGAGTCCTCAAAGGGCAAGAAAGGCAAGGGTAAAAACAACaacaaagggaaagcaaaggttaacaaccTTGGACCGAAAAAGGGGGCTGTGAAAAAGAAGCCTACGTCTTTCCAAG GACAAACACATGCGCCTTCATCAAGAGCGGTTGATGAAGCCGGTCCAAGTTCGTCTTCATGGTTAGATGAAGCAGGACCAAGTTCATCTACTAGGTTAGATGAAACTCATGAGCGACCTGAGGTCGAGGAGGGTGAGCTTAGACGAAGTAAACGACAAAGGGTTGAAAAATCTTTTGGTCCAGACTTCATGAGCTACATGGTTGAGGGTGAGCCCAATACCTACCGCGAGGCGGTTACCTCcgcagaaggacctcaatggcaagaa TCGGACGATACGAGTATAGCTCGAAGTccaattgataatacccaacgcctaaggaagaatagaggcgagagt GAATGGTTCCCCTGGCTAGTTCCGACCATATTCATTATCAATGTAGCCCTCTTCATATTATCCATGTATATCAACAACTGCCCCGCCCATTCCCGGAGTTGCGTTGGCATTCAAAGCCTTCATCGGTTTGCCTTCGAAAATATCCACGAAAACCCCCTTCTCGGCCCTTCCACCTCGAC GCTGCTACAAATGGGAGCTTTGGATGCAAATAAAGTGTTTCAAGGACAACGATGGCGGATCTTTACGTGTATGTGGTTGCATGCTGGCGTGTTCCACATCTTCACGAATATGTTGAGTCTTCTCAGTGTCGGAATTCGCCTCGAGCAAGAGTTTGGATTTG CGAGAATCGGATTACTATATATAGTATCCGGAATCGGTGGTAGTTTATTGTCATCGTTGTTTATCCGGAAAACGATCTCTGTTGGTGCGTCCGGAGCCCTATTCGGTTTGCTAGGAGCAATGCTTTCCGAATTACTTACCAATTGGGCTATTTACGCCAATAAG GTGGCAGCATTGGTGATGCTCGTTCTCATGATCCTCATGAATCTGTTGGTCGGGATCCTCCCACACGTAGACAATTTTGCGCATATAGGAGGATTTATCACAGGGTTTTTTCTGGGATTTATACTTTTGGCTCGACCACAACTCGATTGGATTGTTCCTCCTGGTTACTATGGGCACCCGATGAAACCACAATACAAGTTATATCAATACGTCTTAATTGTCCTCTCGGTTATCGCTCTAATTGTGAT ATTTACAACCGGCTTTGTGTTCCTTTATCGGAAAATTGATGGAAACAATTATTGTTCTTGGTGTCATTATCTAAGTTGCGTGCCTACACCTCTATGGAGCTGCGATCCGCAATGTAAT TCGATTCAAACAGGTAATCAACTAAACTTGACATGCTTGAACAATGGAAAGTCGAAGCTGTATATTTTACCCAATGGTGGCGATCTTGACACAAGACAAAAACTTTGTTCATTGCTTT ATTAtcgaatcatggaagaggaattctacaatgcgtttgctacaccAGTTGCTCCAGTTACAGCTGCCGAAACATTGTACAATGAGAATGAGACAGGAACTTAtcagaaaccgccaaagcttat attggatatAAAGAAAGACgacgatgaatgggttgataaactaGCCGATGCATTACCACAGCAGAAATGGGAAACTTATTTGTTGATCCTAAAACACATGAGAAAAACTGAAAATATGAATCTGGCACAGTttattcagaagattgaagaGCATGAGTTGGATATACAGAAAACGACAATCATGAAgaatccaaatgctcaacaagatgtcagtTTGTACTACAGAGGATACAAATTTGAAGTTACGACTAGCCCAAAGATCCAAACGGGTTTCAGTGCTGATAGTTCTTCTGGAACAAAAGGTAGTGCAGTGACTCAGAGTGGTGGATCTTCGTCTTTAtattcaagctttgatccaaacattaCAACACCAAGTCCTCAACGATAG
- the LOC110866892 gene encoding protein FAR1-RELATED SEQUENCE 4-like, giving the protein MFTGNTDLAIEQHAFAFYTNAVFAQVQKEIIKGKFLCYITNQTEFSNSSLLIDVTHLDKRNNITNVYQVTYNVVDQSASCSCRNFTRIGYLCRHVFCVYRLKNVERIPPQYINDRWRRDALPKQVFSISSRYGVNPHAPSVIRNEILDLVTECVDVARTDEDSLAKLVDQLRDFKINVLSKQPLCTIQNESNECEMEEIVGQPINIPVEVANPEVARNKGCGTHTRISGPGEKAKAKPPKRPKQLCLCKRCGLYVDDHDSRNCVKVAAMKAAKAAAEQQRQTAPGASPSD; this is encoded by the exons ATGTTCACGGGCAATACTGATTTAGCGATAGAACAGCACGCGTTCGCCTTTTACACAAACGCTGTTTTCGCGCAAGTTCAAAAGGAGATAATTAAAGGGAAGTTTTTATGCTACATCACAAACCAAACCGAGTTTAGCAATTCCAGTCTTTTGATAGACGTCACTCATTTGGATAAAAGGAACAACATCACAAACGTCTATCag GTTACGTATAACGTTGTAGACCAATCCGCCAGTTGCTCATGCAGGAATTTCACACGTATCGGATATCTGTGTCGCCATGTCTTTTGCGTCTATCGATTGAAAAATGTTGAAAGGATTCCACCCCAATACATAAACGATAGGTGGCGCCGAGATGCCCTCCCCAAACAGGTTTTTTCAATTTCCAGCCGATACGGAGTCAACCCACACGCACCGTCCGTTATACGGAATGAAATCCTCGACCTCGTTACTGAATGCGTTGATGTGGCCAGAACCGATGAGGATTCGTTGGCAAAATTGGTTGACCAACTCAGGGATTTCAAGATCAATGTGCTTTCCAAGCAACCATTGTGTACAATTCAAAATGAATCAAACGAGTGTGAAATGGAAGAAATAGTTGGGCAACCAATCAACATTCCAGTCGAAGTTGCTAATCCAGAAGTTGCACGCAATAAAGGATGTGGTACTCATACTCGCATTTCCGGGCCCGGTGAGAAGGCAAAGGCAAAACCACCAAAACGTCCAAAGCAGCTTTGTTTATGCAAGCGTTGTGGTCTGTATGTCGACGACCACGACTCACGCAACTGCGTTAAGGTGGCTGCAATGAAAGCAGCAAAGGCAGCTGCTGAACAACAAAGGCAGACCGCCCCTGGTGCCTCACCCTCTGATTAA